The nucleotide window ACCCGGTGGTGCGCGTGCATCCGATCAGTGGCGAGCGGGTGCTGCAGCTGGGGCATTTTGTAAAGCGCATCAAAGGTTATTCGCTGGCGGATTCGCAACACCTGTTCGCGGTGCTGCAAGGGCATGTGACGCGTCTGGAGAACACCGTTCGCTGGCGCTGGCAGGCGGGGGACGTGGCGATCTGGGATAACCGCGCGACGCAGCATTATGCGGTGGATGATTACGGGACCCAGCCGCGGGTGGTGCGGCGGGTGACCCTGGCGGGTGAGGTACCGGTCGGGGTGGATGGCCAGTTGAGCCGCACCACGCGTAAAGGCTGATATCGCCGGGGCCGCTTTGCGGCCCTATCGCCGGCAAGCCAGCTCCCACAGGTACATCACAGGCCAGAAGGCTGCGGTGATCTTGTGGGAGCTGGCTTGCCGGCGATTCGGGGGCAAAGCCCCCGTCAGCTAAAACTCGGTATCGCAGGCAATCAACTGCCTGACCAGCCCCTGAGCCAACGGCGATAGCCCATACCCCACCCGGCTCACCACCCCATAACGGGTATAGAACGCTTCTTCCTGCTCCACCGTCAGGTCGGCCAGCTGCAATGCCACCAATCCCCCGTCACGCTGATACGGCCGCAAGTTGGCATTGCAGGCAATGCCGATGGTGTCCGAATGCATCACCACATTCAGCAGTGCATAGCCGTGCTCGCACTCTACCGTCGGCAGAAAATCCTGCCGCCCGCTGAGGTCGCTGAGGATCTTGCGGATGTTCGGCGGGCGGAAGGTCGTGGCCAGGGGGTATTCGAACAGGTCACGTGCCCGCACGCTCTCGCGCCCGGTCAACGGGTGCCCGACGCGGCAGCAGAAGTGCCAGCGCTGCGGCGCCAGCCTGTGCACCTGGTAGTCCGGGTCAGACTCGAACTGGCGGGTGTCGGCGACGAAGAACTCGATCTCCTCGGCAACCAGCTTGCGGTTCAGCGCCTGCCAGTTATCCACCTGGAAGCAGGTACGTGCCGCGGGGTATTCGGCGACGAAGCGTGCCACCGCCCGCGGTACCAAACCCCCTGCCGGCGCCGGGCCGGAGCCAAAGCGTACAACGCCGGTAGTGGCACCATTGAACTGGTGGATCTCGTTGACCAGGTTGTGCGCCCCATGCACCAGCCGCCGCGAATGCTCCAGCACCAGCAGGCCCTGGCGAGTCGGCGCCAGCTCCTTGCTGGCGCGGTCGACCAGGCGGCAGCCGATGTTGTGCTCGAGGGTCTGGATGCTGCGGCTGAACGCTGATTGCGACAGGTTCACCGCAGCGGCCGCAGCAACGAAGCTGCGGTGCTCGACAAGGGCAATGTAGTGACGCAGCTGACGGAGATCGATATGCATTTTTTACATTGAAACTTTCGGTCGAATGCAATTGCTGACAAGGGTTAGCCCCCTTATAAAGGGAGTCACTTATTCCACAAAATATGAATTAAAAATATTTATATCGCCGAAAAGAATATAAGCCCGACTGACCGCGATTCGGTTCCGCCAACGGAAATGCTCGCCAGGGCCCATGCCTCAAGGAGCATTTGCATGTCCGGAGTTTCCCGTTGGCCTGCGCGCGCGTCGCGTTTCACCTTGCAACCCTTGGCTGCCGGCGTGCTGCTGGCGGCGTCCTCTGCCAGCTTCGCCGAAGAGCCGGTCAGCGCCACCCCGGCGGTGGAGCAGGAAGCCAAGCTCGGCACTGTCACGGTCAATGCCCGCCGCCGCGAAGAAACCGCGCAAAGCGTGCCCACGCCGATCAGCGTGCTCGACAGCGAAACCCTGGAAACCCAACGCATCTACCGCGTGCAGGACCTGCAGCAACTGGTACCCAGCACCAACGTCGCCTACGTTCATGCCCGCCAGTCGAGCATTTCGATCCGTGGCCTGGGCAACAACCCCGCCAGCGATGGCCTGGAAGGCAGCGTCGGCATCTACCTGGACAACGTCTACCTCGGCCGCCCCGGCATGGCGGTGTTCGACCTGCTGGACGTGGAGCAGCTGGAGGTGCTGCGCGGCCCGCAAGGTACGCTGTTCGGCAAGAACACCACCGCCGGCGTGCTCAACATCACCACGCGCAAGCCCACCTTCCACCGCGAGGGCAGCATCCAGCAGTCGATTGGTGAAGACGGCTACCTGCAAACCCAAGGCAGCTTCTCGGGGCCGATCAGCGACACACTGGCCGGGCGCATCAGCGCCTATCGCACCGAAGACGACGGCTATGTGAAGAACATCCACAACGGCGACGACCTCAACGGCGGCAAGCGCCAAGGTTTTCGTACCCAGCTGCTGTTCAAACCGAGCGAAACCTTCAACCTGCGCTGGATCGGCGAATACAACGAAGAAGACTCCGACAACGGCATCCTCAGCCTGTACAGCACCGGCCCTACCATCAATGGCGTCAACCGCTACGAAAGCCTGGCCGCCCAGGCCGGCGCGACGTTGGTGTCGGGCAAGCACAGCAAGGTCAACTTCGACGCC belongs to Pseudomonas asiatica and includes:
- a CDS encoding LysR family transcriptional regulator, giving the protein MHIDLRQLRHYIALVEHRSFVAAAAAVNLSQSAFSRSIQTLEHNIGCRLVDRASKELAPTRQGLLVLEHSRRLVHGAHNLVNEIHQFNGATTGVVRFGSGPAPAGGLVPRAVARFVAEYPAARTCFQVDNWQALNRKLVAEEIEFFVADTRQFESDPDYQVHRLAPQRWHFCCRVGHPLTGRESVRARDLFEYPLATTFRPPNIRKILSDLSGRQDFLPTVECEHGYALLNVVMHSDTIGIACNANLRPYQRDGGLVALQLADLTVEQEEAFYTRYGVVSRVGYGLSPLAQGLVRQLIACDTEF